TTAAGTAAATTACCGCCGATGGAAAGGCTTTATCAACAAATGCTGCAATGGACTGCAACCAAAGGTTTCGGTAAGCATCCAGCACAAACACCCCTAGAATATGTCCAAGTGGCATATCAACATCATGCCCCAAACACAGCCCAAGTAATTGATGAAATTAGCCAGGCTTACGTTAGTTGGCGCTATGGAGGTCATACTCCTGATTTACAACAATTACGCCAAAAATGGTTGAAATTGAAAAAAGCCAATCGTCAATAATCAAAAGACAGGAGATACAAGTCTAAAATTTCCTACTAGCCTGCGGCAAGCCGCTGCGCGTCTACATACTGTTTACTGGGTACTAGATGATAAGCTTTTGTGCTTACAAGTTGCACAATTGAAATTTTAGGGAAAAACTTCAAACCCTCTCCCCTGCGCCTCTGCTCCCCTGCCCCCTTGCGGTCTCAACAAGCAAATTAAGTGATTATTAGCTTATTTTTGTAGTTACGCATGTGTCTTTAGGATGATTTTCAGTATATTTGGCTAAGAAACTGCTAAAAAAAGCATTTGCTATCTAAAAACTAAAGCAAGCTAGATGTGATGCGTTGTAACTCCGATTTTTTAGGGATAACATAGAAATAAAATCCTGAATGGATTATCGCGTCACATTTAATGTCAGTTAATTTATGGAAATTCAATTAATCAATATCGGTTTCGGCAACATTGTGTCAGCTAACAAAGTAGTTGCGATTGTTAGTCCAGAATCTGCCCCAATTAAGCGAATCATTACAGATGCGCGGGAAAGAGGTGAACTAATTGACGCAACTTATGGTCGTCGGACAAGGGCTGTAATTATTACAGATTCCAACCACGTCATTCTGTCAGCCATTCAACCAGAAACGGTAGCAAATCGTTTCGTGATTTCTCGTGATCATCATGCAGTAGATAATTAACTAGGGATAGTTGACAAACCCCTATTCTATTTGCACCATATCGGCAGTACCATGTGAATTAGACTGGTTTTCTGTCACCAGTGCTACAACTTCGTTAGTCGAGGTCGCCCTGACCACGACAACAAACTCACAAATCATGATTGTTGATTAATTCACAGGTTGAACGGATGATGCAAGTTTTACCCATCCAGACTAGTGCTACTACCAAAGAATGCCCACCTACAGGCAAGTTAATTGTTTTAACTGGCCCTAGTGGAGTTGGCAAAGGCACATTAATGCGATCGCTGTTGCAGCGTCATCCGCAACTTTATTATTCTGTATCCGTGACAACTCGTTCTCCTCGTCCAGGAGAAATCGATGGCAAAAATTATTACTTTATTAACCGAAGTAAGTTTGAACAACTGGTTGCTCAAGGTGAATTTTTAGAGTGGGCGGAATTTGCGGGTAATTATTACGGCACTCCGCGGGAAACTGTGGTTAACCAAATTCAGTCTGGTAAGTTAGTAGTGCTGGAAATTGAGTTAGAAGGGGCAAGGCAAATTCGTGCTTCCTTTCCTAATGCCCTTAGCATTTTCATATTACCGCCTTCCTTTGATGAATTAGAAAAACGGATACGTGGCCGTGGACAAGACTCGGAAGAAGCGATCGCTCGTCGTTTAGCCCGTGCCAAAGCAGAAATTGTAGCTGCTGATGAATTTAATATTCAAATCGTCAATGACGATTTTGAAATGGCACTTGAGGCGATTGAAGCAGCTTTATTTGAATAATCAAAACCAAGCATTTTCACCACCAAATGATAAAGGACACATATTTATATGTGTCCTTCAAATTTTTTTATAGGAATACATGATTATTTCTTTTAACTCAGCACCAACTAAACCCCAGCTACAGCTAATAGCATTTTGCTATATCGATGGGCAAGTGGTAATCAGTAATTAGAAAGTCATAATCTCAAGTTATGTTATTTAATTCATCACTTGCTGATTAGTAACTTTGACTAATCACTAATTACCAATTACCAGAAACCAAATTAGCCTACTAAACCTTGGATGATGGCAATATTGCTAGTCAAGAAGTAAGCAACTACCGCACCACCAATACCACCAATTAAGAAAGCGCTGGCAAAATTATTCCAGCCTTCTTTTGATAGAAAAGCATCTGGGGCTGAAGCTCCAGTCACACTATTCAGGGCTTTTGGTGGATTGCTATTGGCATATAAAGATAAACCACCTGTCAACAGAATTACTAGAGCGATCGCTGCTAGTAAACCTGCTAGGTTGGCGTTTTCTGCATTACGCAGGGGGCCATATTTAGCAAAGGGGCCAAATATCCAGTAGCCATGTGCCATACCAACTTCTAGCCCACGTCTGAAAGGAGTGAGACCTGGACGATAAGCAGGCAAGTTATTGATGAACCACTTGACTACAGGAGAAGAATTAACGGGGGTTTCAAGATTACCCAGTTGAGGATCGCGTTCTGCGGGAAACACTACTTCCCGGTTTCTCACATCGCTGGGCAGATTTTTGGATGCGTCTACTGCTTGCGCCATAGTTTTATGTTCGCCTCTCAATTACATAAGCAACAGTTGTAAATCCCAATGCTTGAGTTATGGCAGTGGGTGGAACAGTAGGTCGGGGAAAAAGCGGTTAAACTCAATCAAAATACCTGCTGTAATTGTCAGCCAGATAGTAGCTGCCACTGGTGCTGTGGAAATAAATTTAATCAAATAGGATGATTGATCGCTTTTTTCAGCCATGTATTTAGTCTCCAAAACAATGAATCAGTTAAGCGGAACCTAACGAGGAGAAATGGGTATTTCCGAATCTTTAGCAGTTAATTCGCCAGAAAGAAATTCTTTCAAAGCGGCTGCTGGCCAAGCAAAACCCGTGGCTATGATGGGTAACGCTAGAGCCAAATCAATTTGGATTTCTTTTTGTTCGGTGTCAGATTCTTTTCTAACTGCGATTAGATAAGTACGGCCTACCCAGCCAATCCAACCAGCTATATAGAGAAACAGAATGCTAGGAATCAAAAAGTCCCCAGCACGGTCTAGACGACCATCAACAATCAAGTGAGGATAGCCTTCGGGGCCACACAGCGCTTGAGAGTAACGTTCAAATCTCTTTTGACCTGATTGAGGATCAGCGGTAGTATTCCGGGCATTTTTGGCTAGTGCTTGAAATGCGGGATTGTCTTGGCAGGGTGTAAGATTAGCCCCTAGAGCTTTCGCTGGTGGAGCAAAATTGAACCAAAGACAAATCGCTAAAATCAAAGCAAACAATCGTCGCATGGAGTTGTTTCCTTTTATTACAAAAGAAAAAGTTTTTTGTACAAAACGAAGCGGCTTGTACATTCTTTATTTGGCTAACTAGCAAGTCATCATACTCTTGCCTGGGAACCGAGTAAAGTTTAAGTAAATAAAAGTTAAAGCTTCTCAAACAAATCGTTATTTTGCAGAACCCTCAGATGGCAAACGTTTTAGCAATCGAAACCAGTTGTGATGAAACTGCTGTCGCAATTGTTAACAATCGTCAAGTTCGCAGTAGTATCATCGCGTCCCAAATCCCAGTTCATCAGCAATATGGTGGAGTTGTGCCAGAGGTGGCTTCCCGTCAGCATTTGGAAACGATCAACGAGGCGATCGCCCAAGCTCTAGAACAAGCTGAATTAGACTGGTCAAAAATCGATGGCATCGCCGCCACCTGCGCTCCTGGTCTTGTGGGAGCGTTGTTAGTGGGATTAACTGCTGCCAAAACTTTAGCGATCGTACACAATAAACCATTTTTGGGAGTTCATCACCTCGAAGGCCACATTTACGCGACTTACTTGAGTGAGCCAACTTTAGATCCCCCTTTTCTTAGCTTACTGGTTTCAGGCGGACATACAAGCTTGATTTATGTTAAAGAATGTGGTAATTACGAAACCCTGGGTGAAACTCGTGATGATGCTGCGGGGGAAGCTTTTGATAAGGTGGCACGACTGTTAAATCTAGGTTATCCAGGCGGCCCAGTTATTGACAAGTTAGCACAGCAGGGTGATCCCCAAGCTTTTGCGTTACCAGAAGGGAAAGTTTCGCTGCCAGGTGGAGGTTTTCATCGCTATGATGGCAGTTTTAGTGGCTTAAAAACAGCAGTGCTAAGGCTAGTACAGCAATTAGAGAAAGATGGTGGGCAAATCCCCGTAGCAGATGTAGCGGCGAGTTTTCAGGCGACTGTAGCCAAAGCACTTACCAAAAGAGCGATCGCCTGCGCCCTGGACTACGGACTGAAGACGATTGCTGTTGGTGGCGGAGTCGCAGCAAATAGTGGGTTGAGACAGCACTTGCAAGCAGCCGCTAGTGAACATAACCTCCGCGTCCTGTTCCCACCCTTAAAATTTTGTACCGATAACGCCGCCATGATCGCCTGTGCTGCATCTGACCATTTCTCTCGTGGTCATGTCTCACCGTTGACATTGGGTGTTGAATCCCGCTTATCCCTGAGTCAGGTGATGAAGTTATATCAAGCGTAATGGTTATTTGTCCTTGGTCATTTGTTCTTTATCCAAAACTCTTGACCATTGACTATTGACCATTAACTATTGCCCGAATATGACCAGCAACAGCATCCGGTTGTTCTAACATAGCTAAATGTCCACAATCAGGAATTTCAATCACATTATCAGCACAGTATTGAAAAAGCCGATGAAAGCTGGCTAAATGGCGAACATACTTGGGTTCCATTACCTTGTCATCGGCACCAGCCAAAAAGTAAACAGGCTGTTTTAATTGCGAAACTAACTGAGGTAAGCGATTAACTTCTTCTTCTGTTGTGGAGTCTAATAGCGTTCCTACAGCAGCTTCTGGGTCAGCAACCACAAAATCTATCACCCGTTGACGCGCCCAATAACGATCTAAAGGGCGGGCGACACTAGCTCTAGTGAATAGCAAATCAATCAAAGGTAGTTGAGATAACCAACGCGGACGAACTTGTAAAAATCGTTGACCGGCTGAACGAAATTGTTCAAAAGCTTCCTTCAGATAAATGCCCCCACCAGCGTTGATACAGATCACGCCTTGAACCCGATCAGGCATTAAGGCAGCTGCCCATAGAGCGATCGTGCCGCCCAAAGAGTGGCCAATCAGCCACGCGCTAGTAATATTTAGCTCTTGTAACAAAGCTACTAAATCTTGAGCATAAGCAGTTGGTGTATACAGAGAATCAAATTGTGAGCTAGAAGTATCCAACAAGTGGGATGTCAAACCGCCAGTAGGTTCTCCCCGATCAACATCAGTTTCTGTCTGGGACTGTGACTCACCAAAACCGCGCAAATCATAAGATAGACACTGTAAATCTATTGACAGACGGGAAATCACAGGTTGCCAGTACCCACGACTATTTAGCCAACCGTGGATGAACACCAAAGTATGGGGGCAGGCAGTGGGAGCCGTTAACTCGTATGCGTGTGGAACGCCCAAGATTTCTATGGTTGCCATACTTATATCGTACCCTCAAGGATGGGTACGACTAAATACAGAGTACAAAAGGTTAAACAATCAAGCCAGAAGGAATTTTACAATTGGGATCACTTACCTAATAACCTCTGTCGAACTCCTTCAGCGATTTTGTGTCCTAGGTATTCAGGAATCAAGCTTTCATTTGGCCCCAACAAATAGAGAATTAGCCGCGTGCGTCCCCGCCAAACTAGCAAATTAGCATTAACTACTAGCAAATCTTCTTGCCAGATAGCGTACATCACTTTGTAAAACAATCCTGGTTGGTTATCTGCTTCAATTACCAGCGCCGGCAGATGAAATACAGGATCGACGTAAAACTCAGTTTGTACTTGTTCTAAACCAGCATCTAAATTAAATTCTACAGCCAGCATCTCTTCTACTTCAAAGCGTCCTCCTAAAGCCTCTCGAATAGCTCGACAGACATTTTCTGCGGTTTTCTCTGTCAAAGCTTTGCTACCACGAGATACCAAAAGTTTGATGAAAACTAACATAGGAGGTCGGATTTGACCATACAGGCTCAAACCATGAATGGTTAAACCATAAGCTGCCAACACACCAAAAATATCACTGAGGAGAAAGGACTGGTTACGGTAGGCAAAGTGCAAAGCACTTTTGCTACCTTCCGGCTTTAACTCGATAACGGCACGTCTGGTTTTATAAAGACGGTAAGCTAACCGGAGATTTTGCAGTTGAATTTCACTACTGACAAATTGCTCATAAAACTGGGGAAACGCTCGGTTAAAGCGTTTTAGGAGTTCCAGTGTCGAAGATTTTAAACCAGAAGCCATTGTTGGGGTAAGACTCGCTTGCTGTTGTCACCAGGGGACTGTGACTGGGGACTGGGTGCTAATAAACATTATTCCCAACACCCAGTACTTAATACCCAATCTTGATATATACAATTGACTCTCAAAACTTTGCCTTTTGGGGAATTTCTCCTAGCCTTTACAACAAAATGCTAAAGTTGAAGATGATTGGTATGAAACACGCTATGAAAGGCTGTTACCATTGCTTATCCCCACAACACCCGAAAAAATTCAGTGTGTGGGTTGTACTCTGGTATTTGCTTGATAAAACGTGTATCATCACTCCAAAAGAGTGGTAGCCAATTCAGTTATACTACCCGAACCACGTTGGCATGGGTTTTTGGAAAACTTGGTTTAGTACTCCTGAATCTGTAGCGACAAATAAAACAACCTCATTTGAAGAGACTACAGGGGAATTTGGCAGTTCTAACGCTGGCGATACTGGGGCGCGGAATGCGGAACGGATTGTTTTCAGCACAGAACGAGATATTGACCTGTATGAATTAGAAGAACTGTGTGATGCAGTTGGTTGGTCGCGCCGTCCGTTAAGAAAAGTGAAAAAAGCCATAGAGCATAGTTTTCTCGTTGCCTCCATGTGGCAAGTACGAGGAAACCAAAGGCGGCTCATTGGTTTTGCCCGTGCTACCTCAGATCATGCGTTTAATGCCACGATTTGGGATGTAGTAGTTCATCCAGACTTTCAAGGTAAAGGGCTGGGTAAAGCATTAATGAAGTACGTACTCAAAAAACTCAGAAGCGAAGAAATCAGTAATGTAACTCTCTTTGCTGATCCGCATGTTGTGGATTTTTATCGGGGTATGGGTTTTATGTCAGATCCTGAAGGCATTAAAGGTATGTTTTGGTATCCTCACTAAAATATTCTGTTCAAAACGACCACATAAAAACAAGCCTTGTTTATGGGAACGGCTGAGTTTGTATTTTAAGATGTTTTGGGAAATGCTATGGCAGGGGGCAGACGCTAAACACCCGAGTGTTACTAATGTTTGTGCTGGCGAAATCTCTTAATCTATAAGCTGTGGGCAATAAATTATAGATATTGGTTGGCAAAGATATGTTCAGCCTGCTATGATAGGGAAGCTAGTGTGTTAAGATAATTGTCTTGTCATGCTTAAGGTAATTACCAAAAGGCAAAAGCTCACTAGAGTATCCGGGATGTAGCGCAGCTTGGTAGCGCGCCTGCTTTGGGAGCAGGATGCCGCAGGTTCAAATCCTGTCATCCCGATTTAAAATAAAAATTTGCGGAATATCCTATCTATTGGTAATCAATAGATAGGATATTTTTTTATATTTTTAATTAGCAATCAAAATTTACTATGTTTGAATTTTGAAATTTGTCCAGAATTATGGATTGTGTAGTAAGTTTGACACTTTAAGTGTAAATACTACAGAAAACAATAATTTGATTTTTTTGTCTTTGTCAAAAGTTGAGTAATTATATCCCGAATAGGAGAATCAGCCGAGAATAAGTCTAGGTATTGATTTAAGCAGTAATTAAGGTAATAAATAAATGGAACGAATTATTTTGCGATCGCGTCACCAGTTTTTGAGAAAGACAATAAAATGGCATTAATCATCTCAACGGTCGGCAAAATTTTTCATTACTTGAGAGCAGTCTATAATAGTCCTCTATAATTCTTGTGCAGGAATTAGGCAAAGCGAATTAAAAAAATCAGGTTGCAGCACAATTCATTGTGCGAAAAGTACTGTAGAGTTCTCAAGAATTTAGAAATCTCTCATTTTGCAAGTTGATTGTGACCATTTAGCAGCCATAATGGCTTTTTTACATCTCAAATGGATTGCTATATAACTAAAACAAGTTAGTTCGGTGCAAATCCAACCAATTAGTCTAATTTAATTAAAAACCATTGACGCGAGGAGTAGTCATGAAAGCATTAGTTCGCTGGGGCGCAACATTGGGTTTAATCGGGAGTACTCTGTTAGGCACAGTTTTTGTCGGGAACCTCCCAGTGCTGGCATTATCAGAACAACAAATAAAAGAAAAACTAGACTCAGTACCTGTATATCTAATTACCAATGATAAAGGATTGCCTTTGAGTCGTCCTTTGCCAGAAGGTCAAAACGGTCAAAAACTGGGTGGTTCAGTGACAGGTGTATATCTCAGCCGTCAAGAAGCTCAAGCCTTTATTAAGCAACTGCAAAGCACGAACAAAGACCCCAAAATGGCAGATATTGTCAAGAGTCTCCAGGTGACAGCTGTACCTTTGGGAATCATTTATCAGCAGTTGCAACAAACCAAAAACCAGCCCAACCGTTTGGTATTTGCTTTTAAACCAGTAGAGCAGGATGTCAAAGGAGCGCTGGAATTGCTGAACCAAAGCGGTCAAAAAATAGATCAGTTTCGGAGTGTGCCGATTTTTGCAGTCAGATTTGCACCTGATCAAGGCTATGTACCCATTAAACTGACAAACGACAAAGAACAAGTCGTGCCTTTGTTTGTTAGTAAGCAAGATGCACAAGGTTTATTAAACCAAGTAAAACCAAAATATCCGAAAGCGGATATTCAAGTAATTGACATAGACGGCGTGATCAAAACTTTACAAGATAAAAATGAAGATTGGCTCAAACAAGTGGTTTTAGTGCCATCTCAAGAATCCAGAGAGTATATCAGAACTCTACCAAAAGATTCGGCTACTGGTAATAATCGTCAGCCTGCGGCAAAGCCAAAACGTTAAAGCATGGCAGATCAACAGCCACAAGTAGTTTCTGGGTTACAACTTTGGCAGTGGCGCAGCCAAGCAATGCAAGGTGCGATCGCCGCTGCTGTACCACCATCAGAAGTTGATTGGCTGCTGCAAGAAATTGCTGGTTTAGACCGCTTGGCTCTACGTTTAGAATTTTTCAAGGACTGGGATGAAATAGCGATCGCTATTTCTTTGGCAGATTTAGAAAAGCTTTGGCAAAGAAGATTACATGATCGCTTACCAGTGCAGTACATTGCCGGAGTTACACCTTGGCGAAAATTTAAGCTGGCGGTGTCGAGTGCCGTGTTAATTCCTCGACCAGAGACAGAGAGCATAATTGATTTAGCAGTTGCATCTATCTCTCAAAGTCAAGCTATAAACCCATTAGATCAAGGACATTGGATAGATTTGGGAACTGGGAGTGGTGCGATCGCCATTGGACTAGCCGACGCATTACCAAAAGCCACAATTCATGCTGTTGATTACAGTACAGCCGCTTTAGAAATTGCCCAAACCAACGCTCAAAATCTGGGATTTGCCGACCGAATTCATTTTTACCAAGGTTCTTGGTGGGAACCATTAACAACCATGAAAGGCCAATTCAGTGGTATGGTTTCCAACCCGCCATATATTCCGACTGCAACTGTGGCTACCTTAGAACCAGAAGTAATGCAGCATGAACCACATTTGGCATTAGATGGTGGTATTGACGGTTTAGATGATATCCGCTATTTAATTGAAGTCTCCCCCAGTTATTTGCGGCCTGGTGGTGTGTGGCTGATTGAAATGATGGCCGGACAAGCGGGTGCAGTCAGAGAACTTTTGCAAAATCAAGGTAGCTATTGCAATATTCAAATTCACACTGATTTAGAGGGAATTGAACGTTTTGCTTTAGCTTATGTGAAAGGGAACAGGGAACAGGGAACAGGTGATAGGTGATAGGGTTTTGGATATATAAATCCCTATACCCTTACAGGAGTTATGAGTGAAAATACAAAAATTACACGTTTTCACTCATAACTTCTCACAAAATATGCCTCAAGTTTCTCTAGCAGACCTAATAGCAGGCGCACAGGCTGGCCGATTAGTGAGTTTTCCAACAGATACTGTGCCAGCACTGGCAACTTTACCAGAAAAAGCTGGCTTAATTTTTGCAGCCAAGCAGCGTAGTCAGGATAAACCTTTAATTTTAATGGGTGCTAATGCTGCGGATTTATGGCCTTATGTCAAAGGTAGCGAATATGAGTATGAACTTTGGCAACAAGTAGTGAATCAGTATTGGCCGGGGGCGCTAACTTTAGTATTGACAGCCAGCGATCGCTTACCGAAACAGATAAACCCTACTGACCCAACTACTATTGGTATTCGAGTACCGGACAATGCGATCGCTCGTGCTATTTTGGCGAAAACAGGCCCTTTAGCCACAACAAGTGCTAATTTTTCTGGTCAACCGCCTTTACAAACAATGGCAGAAATTACAATGCAATTTCCTGATGCTTTAACCTTAGCAACTACAGAATTTCTTGACGAAATTTCTGGGGTTGGTGTACCTTCAACCGTTGCCAAGTGGACAGGGAAAAACTGGCAAATTTTACGCCAAGGGAGAATTACACTGAATTAATCAGAAATTCAGGAAATTAGTTTTATACCATTGTGGTCAATTAAAAAGTTAATAATGGCCAAATTATGAATTGGAGCAATTGGGCATATCTCGGAGTCGGAATTATCTTAGGAATCAGTTTTCGTTGGTTATTTTCTAAGTCGGCAGATACTAACGCTAACTTATCGCCAGTAGTAGTAGAAGAACCAGAAAATGTTGCAAAACTGCTGCAAGATGTCAAGCAAACACAACTGGCGTATCAAATGGCACAGGAAATGAGCCAGTTTAAAGCAGGTTTTTTGGCGCGGACTACCCATGAATTGCGATCGCCACTTAATAGCGTGATTAGCCTGCATCAATTAATTTTGTCAGACTTATGTGAAAATCCTGACGAAGAACGAGAATTTGTTGCCCAAGCTCATGAAAAAGCTTTGAAATTGCTCCAATTAATGGATGAAATTCTCAGCGTGTCGAGAATTGAATACGGTACTAACAAATTAGATATTCAACCCCGTTGCTTAGACACAGTTTTTCAGGAAGTTAAAGACTTAACTTATATGTTGGCGGCAAATCGCAATTTTCCATTGCAAATGTCACCTGTAGATCCAGAAATTTATGTGTTGGCAGATCACCGCTGGTTACGCCAAGTATTAGTCAATTTAGTAGATACGGCGATTACACAAATGCAAGAAGGTAGTATTGGTATTTCTGCTACTATTTTACCTACTACTAATACGGCTCATATTTATCTAGATATTCCTACTCATGCTCTACCTGAAAGTGAGCCGATAGATTTAATTAAATATGATAATTTGCCTCCTCAAATTCAACATGAGAAGGCAAATCTTTCGCCGGGAATGAAATTATTACTCAATCAAACTCTATTAGAAGTCATGGGAGCAAAACTAGAAATGCTGCCCAATTCAATTAAATCAGAATCATCTGAGGCACAAACTAGGGTACAAATATCTATTTCCTTGGCTTGAAAAAGTACTAGCCTCTCATGCTTACCTTTATTCCTGAAACTGGAGTTCCGCTGCGGAGAGAGAACTTAGCTGTTGAGATTGGTTATGTAGCACCATAGTTGTGGTTGTGTTGGGTATAAAACCCATTTTTTTATAGAATCCTTGTTGGTGAGTCGTCATTAAATATACGCGCTCAACCCACTTCATGCGGGGATGGCTCAAAACAGTTTCGACTAACTTGCTGCCTAGTCCAGTGCCTTGGTAGTCTGGGTGAATGACGACATCCCAGATTGTTGCGCGGTAAATTCCATCAGAAGTTGCTCTAGCAAAGCCAATCAGTTTTGTGTCATCCCACAGAGAAATTACTGGGTCGCTATTGGTAATAGCTATGCTTAAATCCTCAATACTACGTCCTTTTGCCCAAAAAGCGGAAATATTAAATAACTCTTGGAGTTGGTAAAGGTCTATATCAGAATGGCGATCGCTAAATTTAATCTGAGGATAGTTCATGTGTAGCAACTCACTTTCACCAATAAATATCTTTGCTTTTATTTAGTCATATTGTGATAGAAATTTACCCCTAAGTATACCGAAATGCAACTATATACAAATTTATTTATCTAACCCTAAATTTACCGAGAAATTAACTTCCACAAAGGATGAGTAGGCCCTTGCTGGCGAATGCGACACACTTGTTTTTCTAGGCGTTCTTTTTCCCGCTGTGGTAGTCCTATTAAAATATTGCGGCTTTGCCAAACTAAAACAGAAACAGTCATAGCGATACAAAAACTTAAACCTAGGGTAGACAGGGGATGAAATATGAGTCCATATCGCACTGCTACCCAGGTAAAATATTGCCGCCACAAAACAATTTCTGAGCGTAAATCCCAAAAACAAATAGGTGCAATAATCAGCCATAACAAGAACACAAACAACCATCGACCGTATACTGTTAGCTGATGTAGTTTTTGAACTTGTTGAGCAAAAGATGGGTCATTGATTGACGGTTGTTCCGATTGATCCATAGCAGGAAAAAGTCATAAAGACACGGATGCAAATAGAGTTACTAATTTGAGATTTTGGATTTTGGATTGTTTTTTCGGTTTGAGCAGAAGCATAGAAGCACTCTCAACAACATTTGTAGGTTTGCTAACACTACACTATCGTCAATCTAAAATCCAAAATTGTTGAACTAATTATCAACTGAAGTATCCATTGTTTCGCTGCTGGCGACTAAGGTAGATTGACCTGTACGTTCTCGCCACCAAGCGAGGAGAGTACTGGCAATAAAAATGCTGGAATAAGCCCCCATTGTGAAACCAATGATTAATGCTAGGGAAAAATTTCTCAGTGTTTCGCCGCCGAAGAAGAAGATCGCCGATAAAGTCAACAAGACAGTTAAGGTGGTGTTGATTGACCTAGCTAAAGTTTGATTGACTGCATCATCGACAATTTCCGCAATTGGGCGGTTAGGATGAGTTTTGATCGTTTCCCGGATGCGATCGTAAATAACCACTGTATCGTTGACAGAGAAACCTGTAATGGTCAGTAGGGCGACAATGAAGAGGCTATCAGCTTCGATACCTGCAACCAAACCCAAAAGTGAGAAAGCTCCTACCGTAATCAAGATATCGTGGAACAGGGCGACGATCGCAAAAATCGCATAGTCCCATTGAAAACGCACACTCATGTAGAGCGTAATACCCACGAAAGAAATTACTAGGGCTAAAACCCCTGAGCGAAACAATTCTGCACCTAAAGTTGGGCCGACAGAATCAATTTGATTTTTTTGGGGGTCAAAAGCGCCTATTTTATCGCTTAAAGTTTTTTGTAATTGAGTGCGTTGGTCTACACTTAAATCTTTTGAGCGAATTAAGATGCCATTTTCGCCCACAATTTGAATGCTACTATCACCAATACCTTGGG
This window of the Nostoc sp. HK-01 genome carries:
- the gmk gene encoding guanylate kinase; its protein translation is MMQVLPIQTSATTKECPPTGKLIVLTGPSGVGKGTLMRSLLQRHPQLYYSVSVTTRSPRPGEIDGKNYYFINRSKFEQLVAQGEFLEWAEFAGNYYGTPRETVVNQIQSGKLVVLEIELEGARQIRASFPNALSIFILPPSFDELEKRIRGRGQDSEEAIARRLARAKAEIVAADEFNIQIVNDDFEMALEAIEAALFE
- a CDS encoding photosystem I reaction center protein subunit XI, translated to MAQAVDASKNLPSDVRNREVVFPAERDPQLGNLETPVNSSPVVKWFINNLPAYRPGLTPFRRGLEVGMAHGYWIFGPFAKYGPLRNAENANLAGLLAAIALVILLTGGLSLYANSNPPKALNSVTGASAPDAFLSKEGWNNFASAFLIGGIGGAVVAYFLTSNIAIIQGLVG
- a CDS encoding photosystem I reaction centre subunit IX/PsaJ gives rise to the protein MAEKSDQSSYLIKFISTAPVAATIWLTITAGILIEFNRFFPDLLFHPLP
- a CDS encoding photosystem I reaction center protein PsaF subunit III; translation: MRRLFALILAICLWFNFAPPAKALGANLTPCQDNPAFQALAKNARNTTADPQSGQKRFERYSQALCGPEGYPHLIVDGRLDRAGDFLIPSILFLYIAGWIGWVGRTYLIAVRKESDTEQKEIQIDLALALPIIATGFAWPAAALKEFLSGELTAKDSEIPISPR
- a CDS encoding sialoglycoprotease; amino-acid sequence: MANVLAIETSCDETAVAIVNNRQVRSSIIASQIPVHQQYGGVVPEVASRQHLETINEAIAQALEQAELDWSKIDGIAATCAPGLVGALLVGLTAAKTLAIVHNKPFLGVHHLEGHIYATYLSEPTLDPPFLSLLVSGGHTSLIYVKECGNYETLGETRDDAAGEAFDKVARLLNLGYPGGPVIDKLAQQGDPQAFALPEGKVSLPGGGFHRYDGSFSGLKTAVLRLVQQLEKDGGQIPVADVAASFQATVAKALTKRAIACALDYGLKTIAVGGGVAANSGLRQHLQAAASEHNLRVLFPPLKFCTDNAAMIACAASDHFSRGHVSPLTLGVESRLSLSQVMKLYQA
- a CDS encoding alpha/beta hydrolase fold protein; the encoded protein is MATIEILGVPHAYELTAPTACPHTLVFIHGWLNSRGYWQPVISRLSIDLQCLSYDLRGFGESQSQTETDVDRGEPTGGLTSHLLDTSSSQFDSLYTPTAYAQDLVALLQELNITSAWLIGHSLGGTIALWAAALMPDRVQGVICINAGGGIYLKEAFEQFRSAGQRFLQVRPRWLSQLPLIDLLFTRASVARPLDRYWARQRVIDFVVADPEAAVGTLLDSTTEEEVNRLPQLVSQLKQPVYFLAGADDKVMEPKYVRHLASFHRLFQYCADNVIEIPDCGHLAMLEQPDAVAGHIRAIVNGQ
- a CDS encoding GCN5-related N-acetyltransferase, translating into MGFWKTWFSTPESVATNKTTSFEETTGEFGSSNAGDTGARNAERIVFSTERDIDLYELEELCDAVGWSRRPLRKVKKAIEHSFLVASMWQVRGNQRRLIGFARATSDHAFNATIWDVVVHPDFQGKGLGKALMKYVLKKLRSEEISNVTLFADPHVVDFYRGMGFMSDPEGIKGMFWYPH
- a CDS encoding HemK family modification methylase, with translation MADQQPQVVSGLQLWQWRSQAMQGAIAAAVPPSEVDWLLQEIAGLDRLALRLEFFKDWDEIAIAISLADLEKLWQRRLHDRLPVQYIAGVTPWRKFKLAVSSAVLIPRPETESIIDLAVASISQSQAINPLDQGHWIDLGTGSGAIAIGLADALPKATIHAVDYSTAALEIAQTNAQNLGFADRIHFYQGSWWEPLTTMKGQFSGMVSNPPYIPTATVATLEPEVMQHEPHLALDGGIDGLDDIRYLIEVSPSYLRPGGVWLIEMMAGQAGAVRELLQNQGSYCNIQIHTDLEGIERFALAYVKGNREQGTGDR
- a CDS encoding SUA5/yciO/yrdC domain-containing protein — encoded protein: MKIQKLHVFTHNFSQNMPQVSLADLIAGAQAGRLVSFPTDTVPALATLPEKAGLIFAAKQRSQDKPLILMGANAADLWPYVKGSEYEYELWQQVVNQYWPGALTLVLTASDRLPKQINPTDPTTIGIRVPDNAIARAILAKTGPLATTSANFSGQPPLQTMAEITMQFPDALTLATTEFLDEISGVGVPSTVAKWTGKNWQILRQGRITLN